In Streptomyces sp. NBC_01551, one DNA window encodes the following:
- a CDS encoding BTAD domain-containing putative transcriptional regulator, protein MPTSAVKGRPPAAVLGPLEREVLYRVGCGLRDEEIAAALAVPEGAVAGHLTRILVKLGLRDRAAAIAHAFDCGLVVAGCGPRAREVSPVTGGATGRAAGPRVRICVLGPVRACRDGRPLNLGHLRQQAVLAALALCAGRTVSRHELLDGVWGMEPPATNVVPVYVYRLRKTLRLGDSPDSVIEHDRGGYRLASGAVEVDAARMEELVTDARTAARAGEPAEAVRLCAQALDLFRGEPLAGLPGPLAELERLRFTERRIAIAQGKVEWQLRLGRHAEAIAELFALSSAHPLNEPVAAMLMRALYRDGRQADALAAFDRTRHRLADDLGVAPSGMLRRTHRMVLRGDEAGLGLTTSPR, encoded by the coding sequence ATGCCGACGTCCGCCGTCAAGGGCCGGCCACCTGCCGCCGTACTCGGGCCTCTGGAGCGCGAGGTGCTCTACAGGGTCGGGTGCGGCCTGCGCGACGAGGAGATCGCCGCCGCGCTCGCGGTGCCGGAGGGCGCCGTGGCCGGACACCTCACGCGGATCCTCGTGAAGCTCGGGCTGCGCGACCGGGCCGCCGCCATCGCCCACGCCTTCGACTGCGGCCTGGTCGTCGCCGGCTGCGGCCCCCGCGCGCGGGAGGTGAGCCCCGTGACGGGGGGCGCCACCGGCCGGGCGGCCGGCCCGAGGGTGCGGATCTGCGTGCTGGGGCCGGTGCGGGCATGCCGGGACGGGCGGCCCTTGAACCTGGGCCACCTGCGCCAGCAGGCCGTGCTCGCGGCGCTCGCGCTGTGCGCGGGGCGGACGGTCAGCCGGCACGAACTGCTCGATGGCGTGTGGGGGATGGAGCCTCCGGCCACGAACGTGGTGCCGGTGTACGTCTACCGCCTGCGCAAGACCCTGCGCCTCGGTGACAGCCCTGACTCGGTGATCGAGCACGACCGGGGTGGCTACCGGCTGGCCTCGGGCGCCGTCGAAGTGGACGCGGCGCGCATGGAGGAACTCGTCACCGATGCCAGGACGGCCGCCCGGGCGGGCGAACCGGCCGAGGCGGTCCGCCTGTGCGCTCAGGCCCTGGACCTGTTTCGCGGGGAGCCGCTGGCCGGCCTGCCCGGGCCGCTGGCCGAACTGGAGCGGCTGCGCTTCACCGAGCGCAGGATCGCCATCGCGCAGGGAAAGGTGGAGTGGCAGCTGCGGCTGGGCAGGCACGCCGAGGCGATCGCGGAGCTGTTCGCGTTGTCCTCGGCACACCCCCTGAACGAGCCGGTGGCCGCGATGCTGATGCGCGCGCTGTACCGCGACGGCCGGCAGGCCGACGCCCTGGCCGCGTTCGACCGCACCCGCCACCGGCTGGCCGACGACCTGGGGGTCGCTCCGAGCGGGATGCTGCGGCGGACGCACCGGATGGTGCTGCGCGGGGACGAAGCCGGCCTCGGCCTCACGACGTCCCCGCGGTGA
- a CDS encoding glycosyltransferase family 2 protein, translating to MTAVHDTDRGSIALSIVVPMFNEEEALPALTARLRPTLDGFGEPYEVLAVDDGSTDRTPRLLDELRSVWPQLRVVTLRRNSGHQAALTAGLHRACGFYVVSLDADLQDPPEAIPDMVATARADGLDIVYGVRTDRSTDSFLKRRTAAVYYWLMRRLVGTFVPAHVGDFRLLSRPVVETLKTLPDQQQVYRLLIPWLGFPSGQITYRRAERVAGTTKYPVRKMVLLALDSITSFSAVPLRLATAIGAFSLVVCLVFFVWTVIVHVTGNTLPGWTSLIITVLFFGAVQLFCLGMLGEYMARVYTAVQARPTYAVARDTDEEQRDSGKG from the coding sequence ATGACTGCTGTGCACGACACAGACCGGGGATCGATCGCGCTGTCGATCGTCGTCCCCATGTTCAACGAGGAGGAGGCCCTGCCCGCCCTGACGGCGCGGCTCCGGCCGACCCTGGACGGGTTCGGCGAACCGTACGAGGTCCTGGCCGTGGACGACGGCTCGACCGACCGGACCCCCCGGCTGCTGGACGAGCTGCGTTCCGTCTGGCCCCAGCTGCGCGTCGTGACCCTGCGGCGCAACAGCGGCCACCAGGCCGCCCTCACCGCCGGACTGCACCGGGCCTGCGGCTTCTACGTCGTCAGCCTCGACGCCGACCTCCAGGACCCGCCGGAAGCCATCCCCGACATGGTCGCCACCGCCCGGGCGGACGGACTGGACATCGTCTACGGCGTCCGCACCGACCGCTCCACCGACAGCTTCCTCAAACGCCGGACGGCGGCCGTCTACTACTGGCTCATGCGCCGCCTGGTCGGCACCTTCGTCCCCGCTCACGTCGGGGACTTCCGGCTGTTGTCCCGCCCCGTCGTGGAGACCCTCAAAACCCTCCCCGACCAACAGCAGGTCTACCGCCTGCTCATCCCCTGGCTCGGCTTCCCGAGCGGCCAGATCACCTACCGGCGCGCGGAACGGGTGGCCGGCACCACCAAGTACCCCGTACGCAAGATGGTTTTGCTGGCCCTGGACAGCATCACCAGCTTCTCGGCGGTCCCGCTGCGCCTGGCCACGGCGATCGGCGCGTTCAGTCTCGTCGTCTGTCTCGTCTTCTTCGTCTGGACCGTCATCGTCCACGTCACGGGCAACACCCTGCCCGGCTGGACGTCCTTGATCATCACGGTCCTGTTCTTCGGCGCCGTCCAGCTCTTCTGCCTGGGCATGCTCGGCGAGTACATGGCCCGCGTCTACACAGCCGTCCAGGCCCGCCCCACCTATGCCGTCGCCCGCGACACGGACGAGGAACAGCGCGACAGCGGCAAGGGCTGA
- a CDS encoding cutinase family protein — protein MRTRRIAAASAGLLLTAGLSVAGEATAQAAAPCEGTYTIVVGGTGSSWNNDGFTGNIQQHVGYPTQIPNGASARAGVNELNRLVRDQRAACPGQHVKMAGYSLGAGVVHTWVSENWRTFDNVNAILIADPKRQGPPGANGGAVPFGGLIGPPLAGADRDFGNVPVKTICHWDYVCDESAGIWTYPNNHVRNYPEDFNMDHHNDSASEQWYNGAWYPW, from the coding sequence ATGCGAACACGAAGGATCGCGGCCGCGTCGGCCGGGCTGCTGCTGACCGCCGGGCTGTCAGTGGCAGGGGAGGCCACGGCTCAAGCGGCGGCTCCGTGTGAAGGCACTTACACGATCGTCGTCGGGGGCACCGGCAGTTCCTGGAACAACGACGGCTTCACCGGCAACATCCAGCAGCACGTCGGGTACCCCACCCAGATTCCCAACGGTGCGAGCGCCCGGGCCGGCGTCAACGAGCTGAACCGGCTGGTCCGCGACCAGCGTGCCGCGTGCCCGGGCCAGCACGTCAAGATGGCCGGGTACTCGCTGGGTGCCGGAGTGGTGCACACCTGGGTCTCCGAGAACTGGCGGACGTTCGACAACGTCAACGCCATCCTCATCGCGGACCCCAAGCGCCAGGGCCCTCCCGGCGCCAACGGCGGAGCCGTCCCGTTCGGCGGCCTCATCGGCCCGCCGCTCGCCGGCGCCGACCGGGACTTCGGCAACGTGCCCGTCAAGACGATCTGCCACTGGGACTACGTCTGCGACGAGTCCGCGGGCATCTGGACCTACCCGAACAACCACGTCAGGAACTACCCCGAAGACTTCAACATGGATCACCACAACGACAGCGCCAGCGAGCAGTGGTACAACGGCGCCTGGTATCCCTGGTAG